From Plasmodium chabaudi chabaudi strain AS genome assembly, chromosome: 12, the proteins below share one genomic window:
- a CDS encoding ubiquitin carboxyl-terminal hydrolase 2, putative (pfam_scan;Pfam:PF00443.25; E()=8.1E-54;score=182.5;query 286-1213;description=UCH;~iprscan;InterPro:IPR038765 : Papain-like cysteine peptidase superfamily;Superfamily:SSF54001; score=3.27E-83;query 284-1214;description=Papain-like cysteine peptidase superfamily;~iprscan;InterPro:IPR001394 : Peptidase C19, ubiquitin carboxyl-terminal hydrolase 2;Pfam:PF00443; score=1.8E-56;query 286-1213;description=Peptidase C19, ubiquitin carboxyl-terminal hydrolase;~iprscan;InterPro:IPR028889 : Ubiquitin specific protease domain;Prosite:PS50235; score=46.584;query 286-1216;description=Ubiquitin specific protease domain;~iprscan;InterPro:IPR018200 : Peptidase C19, ubiquitin carboxyl-terminal hydrolase, conserved site;Prosite:PS00973; score=1.0;query 1160-1177;description=Ubiquitin specific protease, conserved site;~iprscan;InterPro:IPR018200 : Peptidase C19, ubiquitin carboxyl-terminal hydrolase, conserved site;Prosite:PS00972; score=1.0;query 287-302;description=Ubiquitin specific protease, conserved site): MSSLSNISSNKNVLLDNIQISNLFKIFDTLPFEPKNENEIWYIINKDFIDNLRNYESGKNTSYDSLINNKIFIEDCDSDVNIRTRLLKEYENGNGISFVLYPEKAIEILEKHFQFDVKIPRSVYQHKTKRKDKIIFKVDIQPLKVVVYSKNTNEHSNPPQMKIVILRSDTIENVLKEIINDFDPQNFKKHLFYAEDLGENKEKNWNCLYISNSNDYPLDKKVYEYDIDEMSCLLITNERVDVKCLTYDNEYSEYNMTSNNLSGSVDNDTPNNPKSINYIFENGGDRGLINLGNTCFLNSSLQCLSKILKFTNYFLSGTFWDHINYCNPVGQHGRLAKAYYETLLEMWKINKKGKPYAPKALKQAISEKRDEFYGYQQHDSQELLAFLLDGLHEDLNLIQKKPYYEEKLQGGLDRPDIEVAEASWKRHKEINNSIIVDLFQGQYRSRLQCPQCNKLSITFDPFMYLSIPLPPKKNHRIWFHVMLSREVQISLRFSSIFSGSQEVLKLKQYFINIIKSLKNKRNSILLHTKNIIKNNKYSHENANAFNFHTKFMDETNDNYETSNEGSPGNGMNNKNNIDGSNYMRALKNKSKIKNTLNEEDINNIYDDICHMCNINTIDDVEVGNLFFLYTRFKNLACNNFFQILNNNDLIAEPHARTGKGISHIFVFMVPQNWPHLIDNNKNGNNYDESGKIRTPDSLISSTGSVGKVRNNNLKDEDMYVKNESPSSIDKKYNQNKSHSNKLGKKRKGSLTSSSNPLRKGEKSHLDNEIGKLDDLENSNDTTTEDTKNGIPNNSSNIDEGNSMEDPKVADLEKEKFTNSSNNTSLSNKPLYLLIVPLCKDEQLLCKMKNNDLPLLVNTTCNMTAKELYDKVKSAYKKNSKSDSNKMNQNRSRSNSVNSPSYGNGYGEKRLKNGDTEIGYYNENDNNNKLYHKNKNISNFDSSKKDNSPDIGLNYSINSNSTNIEENSNFYENKNTNDYCESYLDKIQLYIPSYNLKENWDAKDNLGFALKYDETYISDYIQITEENKLFIIHLDSNSIKEELSVDIKTLTLMDLEEKYSVDTCLKLFSEEEHLDEDNTWYCSNCKLHVQAYKKLDLFRMPIVLILHLKRFNNSNRWLRTKIDSYVYYPHKENEYLDMAPYILEDGLKHMKSFDPSYLPLYELIGVNCHTGGLGGGHYFAYAKLNGQWYNFNDTYVTTIDESQINTKNAYLLFYQLHTYKNEKFTDIAQHRNIAEEEAIRMANASYYN, translated from the exons atgagcTCTCTATCGAATATAAGTTCAAACAAAAATGTCCTACTGGATAACATACAAATTTCTAatctttttaaaatatttgatacTTTACCCTTTGAgccaaaaaatgaaaatgaaatatg gtatataataaacaaagaTTTCATAGACAATTTACGAAACTATGAATCTGGGAAAAATACATCCTATGATAGtttgataaataataaaatatttatagaagATTGTGATAGCGATGTCAATATAAGGACTCGGcttttaaaagaatatgaaaatggCAATGGCATAagttttgttttatatccTGAAAAAGCTATTGAAATATTGGAAAAACATTTCCAGTTTGACGTAAAAATACCAAGATCAGTTTATCaacataaaacaaaaagaaaagataaaataatttttaaagtgGATATCCAACCGCTTAAAGTTGTTgtttattcaaaaaatacaaatgaGCACTCAAACCCCCCCCAAATGAAAATCGTTATTTTACGTAGCGATACCATAGAAAATGTTCTCAAGGAG ATAATCAACGATTTTGATCCCCAAAATTTCAAAaagcatttattttatgcgGAAGATCTCGGGGaaaacaaagaaaaaaactGGAACTGCTTATACATAAGTAATAGCAATGATTACCCTTTGgataaaaaagtatatgaATACGACATAGATGAAATGAGCTGTTTATTAATAACTAATGAAAGGGTTGATGTAAAATGTTTAACATATGATAATGAATATAgtgaatataatatgacAAGCAATAATTTGTCAGGAAGTGTAGATAATGATACACCAAATAACCCCAAAtctattaattatatatttgaaaatggTGGTGATAGAGggttaataaatttaggTAACacatgttttttaaattcatcTTTACAATgtttatcaaaaattttaaaatttacaaattattttttaagtggAACATTTTGGgatcatataaattattgtaaCCCAGTTGGGCAACATGGGCGACTAGCTAAAGCATATTATGAAACATTATTAGAAATgtggaaaataaataaaaaagggaagCCATATGCTCCTAAAGCTTTAAAACAGGCAATAAGTGAAAAGAGAGATGAATTTTATGGATATCAACAACATGATTCACAAGAGCTTttagcatttttattagaTGGGCTTCATGaagatttaaatttaatacaaaaaaaaccatattatgaagaaaaattacAAGGCGGACTTGATAGACCAGATATAGAAGTTGCAGAAGCTTCATGGAAAAGACATAAAGAAATTAACAATTCAATAATTGTCGATTTATTTCAAGGACAATATAGATCAAGATTACAATGCCCACAATGTAATAAACTTAGTATAACATTCGATCcatttatgtatttatcaATTCCATTACCacctaaaaaaaatcatagaATATGGTTTCATGTTATGTTAAGTAGAGAAGTTCAAATCTCTTTGCGATTTTCTTCTATTTTTAGTGGCTCTCAAGAAgtgttaaaattaaaacagtattttataaatattataaaaagtttaaaaaataaaaggaatTCTATACTTTtacatacaaaaaatattataaaaaataataaatattcacaTGAAAATGCGAATGCTTTTAATTTTCACACCAAATTTATGGATGAAacaaatgataattatgaaaCAAGTAATGAAGGAAGTCCTGGAAATggtatgaataataaaaataatatagatggtagtaattatatgagagctttaaaaaataaatcaaaaataaaaaacacattaaatgaagaagatataaataatatatatgatgataTTTGTCATATGTGTAATATAAACACAATAGATGATGTGGAAGTTGGtaatttattctttttatatacaagatttaaaaatttagcatgtaataatttttttcaaattttaaataataatgatctTATCGCTGAACCACATGCAAGAACAGGAAAAGGTATTAgtcatatttttgtttttatggTTCCTCAAAATTGGCCACATCtaattgataataataaaaatggaaataattatgatgaaAGTGGAAAAATAAGAACCCCTGATAGTTTAATTTCTTCAACAGGTTCTGTTGGAAAAGTAAGaaataacaatttaaaagatgaagatatgtatgtaaaaaatgaatcacCAAGTAgtattgataaaaaatataatcaaaataaatcacATAGTAATAAGTTAggcaaaaaaagaaaaggcAGTCTAACTTCATCTTCAAATCCTTTAAGAAAAGGAGAAAAATCACATTTAGATAATGAAATAGGAAAATTAGATGATTTAGAAAATTCAAATGATACTACAACTGAagatacaaaaaatggaattcCCAATAATAGTAGTAATATTGATGAAGGAAATAGTATGGAAGATCCAAAAGTAGCTGatttagaaaaagaaaaatttacaaatagTAGCAACAACACTAGCTTGAGTAATAAGCCTTTATACTTACTAATCGTACCTCTATGTAAAGATGAACAATTGCTAtgtaaaatgaaaaataatgacTTACCTCTTTTAGTAAATACTACATGTAATATGACAGCAAAGGAGTTGTATGATAAAGTAAAAagtgcatataaaaaaaattcaaaaagcGATAGCAACAAAATGAATCAGAACCGAAGTAGAAGTAACAGTGTTAATAGTCCGTCTTATGGAAATGGGTATGGAGAGAAAcgattaaaaaatggagaTACTGAAATAGGatattataatgaaaatgataataataataaattatatcataaaaataaaaatatatctaatTTTGATAGTAgtaaaaaagataatagTCCAGATATCGGATTAAATTATTCTATTAATAGTAATAGTACAAATATTGAAGAGAAttccaatttttatgaaaataaaaatacaaatgatTATTGTGAAAGTTATTTAGATAAAATACAGTTATATATACCTTCATACAATTTAAAAGAGAATTGGGATGCAAAAGATAATTTAGGATTTgctttaaaatatgatgaaacatatatatccgattatattcaaattacagaagaaaataaactttttattatacatcTAGATAGTAATTCAATAAAGGAAGAATTATCAGTTGATATTAAAACATTAACATTAATGGACttagaagaaaaatatagtgTCGATACatgtttaaaattattttcggAAGAAGAACATTTAGATGAAGATAACACATGGTATTGTAGTAATTGTAAATTACATGTACaggcatataaaaaattagattTATTTCGTATGCCTATTGTATTAATCTTACATCTAAAAAGATTCAATAATTCAAATAGATGGTTAAGAACGAAAATAGATtcatatgtttattatccccataaagaaaatgaatatcTTGATATGGCCCCATATATATTAGAAGATGGATTAAAGCATATGAAAAGTTTTGATCCATCTTATTTACctttatatgaattaataGGAGTTAATTGTCATACTGGGGGGTTAGGTGGAGGACATTATTTTGCTTATGCTAAATTAAATGGACAATggtataattttaatgataCATATGTTACAACAATTGACGAATCTCaaattaatacaaaaaatgcatatcttttattttatcaacttcatacatataaaaatgaaaagttTACCGATATAGCTCAACATCGAAACATAGCGGAAGAGGAAGCTATTCGAATGGCAAATGCAAGTTactataattaa
- a CDS encoding sporozoite surface antigen MB2, putative (term=annotation;date=20110725;qualifier=added_product=translation initiation factor IF-2, putative;curatorName=ucb@sanger.ac.uk;~;query 1-4; ~;query 5-22; ~;query 23-1307; ~tmhmm; query 1-1308; ~pfam_scan;Pfam:PF11987.4; E()=2.3E-21;score=75.8;query 1105-1203;description=IF-2;~pfam_scan;Pfam:PF00009.23; E()=3.8E-24;score=85.2;query 766-926;description=GTP_EFTU;~pfam_scan;Pfam:PF00575.19; E()=4.3E-5;score=23.6;query 302-368;description=S1;~iprscan;InterPro:IPR012340 : Nucleic acid-binding, OB-fold;Superfamily:SSF50249; score=1.27E-8;query 295-373;description=Nucleic acid-binding, OB-fold;~iprscan;InterPro:IPR009000 : Translation elongation and initiation factors/Ribosomal, beta-barrel;Superfamily:SSF50447; score=8.84E-24;query 1217-1306;description=Translation protein, beta-barrel domain superfamily;~iprscan;InterPro:IPR036925 : Translation initiation factor IF-2, domain 3 superfamily;Superfamily:SSF52156; score=1.06E-22;query 1106-1220;description=Translation initiation factor IF-2, domain 3 superfamily;~iprscan;InterPro:IPR000795 : Protein synthesis factor, GTP-binding;Pfam:PF00009; score=3.0E-24;query 766-926;description=Transcription factor, GTP-binding domain;~iprscan;InterPro:IPR000795 : Protein synthesis factor, GTP-binding;Prosite:PS51722; score=29.371;query 765-935;description=Transcription factor, GTP-binding domain;~iprscan;InterPro:IPR003029 : S1, RNA binding;Prosite:PS50126; score=10.617;query 304-375;description=S1 domain;~iprscan;InterPro:IPR003029 : S1, RNA binding;Pfam:PF00575; score=8.7E-5;query 302-368;description=S1 domain;~iprscan;InterPro:IPR022967 : RNA-binding domain, S1;SMART:SM00316; score=1.3E-4;query 302-375;description=RNA-binding domain, S1;~iprscan;InterPro:IPR022967 : RNA-binding domain, S1;SMART:SM00316; score=16.0;query 385-501;description=RNA-binding domain, S1;~iprscan;InterPro:IPR005225 : Small GTP-binding protein domain;TIGR_TIGRFAMS:TIGR00231; score=1.2E-18;query 767-922;description=Small GTP-binding protein domain;~iprscan;InterPro:IPR023115 : Translation initiation factor IF- 2, domain 3;Pfam:PF11987; score=2.7E-21;query 1105-1203;description=Translation initiation factor IF- 2, domain 3;~iprscan;InterPro:IPR027417 : P-loop containing nucleoside triphosphate hydrolase;Superfamily:SSF52540; score=3.9E-37;query 753-971;description=P-loop containing nucleoside triphosphate hydrolase) codes for MSYKLRLFLATWPLIWFIIILIKIKRCFCINLKNNKLNYISHNNYVITKTNEYKTGRLRKIKNHYFPRNTIRNNYLKFFNKLNVLNNKKVISNIFPLYYFNPSSIGLYQNVWDKNYEQALEDKGYLCKWNYKNKIKIQVKSKSDNEEDKKGQNEKSEKKKTNKIVGKNKTSGNKKKISESNNTNQEEDNTKSEINNEQIESDIKKNTGVKKKRDSPKKVDKTKLSLEEIDYTKGKKSTRKKNKENSSSTLEKSSNKINDDVYTTPTNNNSSYKHSEKKQTKYAPKNGLSSNNQYVEPIKESNIGKSFEGIVSSVNEGAAYIKISDLNSFGVLFKNKSNLGNDIEDMNNYFKVNQKVTVKILGVNLKKNIYYLGNIIKYNKDIILEKGDRSKGLITKICESYCFIKILKNGSVGYLHRSKIRFLNNYILNNLDDTKKSESANLNNNDLSFESLLDVTSLEMQSKLTKLIQFQNIFKIWDIIDIEILSKSEQNLSSSYILTIPKETNTFKRVLEYAQSGYKQSQMNPTTSGNKQENSTHISPKGILNVKKKINDNPQQNLDDFTNIDGKEIMKDTILNTSNDYINIQKKKKNNKTIYNLEDDKILMKKEKNKINENFENSVKKKKKKKDKEKEKLTKTYQLPNNNIINLSMLSKIIKISPSSLKKFFIINEKKEFSFNSELTLDQIKKACDYFEIQHSSVLPAISHEKSNEIDTASVNEIDTTSVNAIESVENKSSPSLISTSNSVSLKMEPGEDIKNKLMDEKEKKRNIVVTFIGHINHGKTSLFDYICKTNERNKEHGLITQNIRAFKANINENSVCTFIDTPGHEAFIPIRQRGIQISDLSILVISGEEGIQAQTIECIKLIKELNIKIIIAITKTDIPNIDVNRIINDLLYYDISTEINGGEIQVVECSIYKEDSINKLLDAIYLESEFIDLSIKDNEKAEGVVLDSYVGKNGIVSINLLQKGVLKLNDNFYTGSSYGKIKVLKNYMNKNIKCAYPSDPVIIIGYNKNSLPIAGDKFHVVESETIAKEISEHNKDTILSSQINDFNYSMPTLDKYENFIINPEETSGNDISDQNNAETQQSSDKNSDTHENDAEPNDDENKLKDVYINYFIKCDKQGTIDILKNSILKLSKEDTIYRIRNKIIYANIGDISSSDINYALSFDAIIIGFNVKIAKNVKSSKNNGNSQFIFSNVLYELIENVENEMTKRLSKKPTGKYIGKAKILKIFNISKLGKISGCSVINGTIKNNSNVRILRDGHVIYVGKIISLKVVKEERAQVNQNEECGMAFENFTDFNSGDIIEAYEEE; via the coding sequence ATGTCTTATAAGCTTAGGCTTTTTTTAGCTACATGGCCGCTAATATggtttataataatattaataaaaataaaacgatgtttttgtataaatttgaaaaacaataaattgAATTATATTTCCCATAACAATTATGTTAtaacaaaaacaaatgaataCAAAACCGGGAGACTgagaaaaatcaaaaatcaTTACTTCCCTCGAAATACAATacgaaataattatttaaaattttttaacaagCTAAATGTactgaataataaaaaagtcaTATCAAATATTTTCCCCCTTTATTACTTTAACCCTTCGAGTATAGGGCTATATCAAAATGTATGGgacaaaaattatgaacaagcATTAGAAGATAAAGgatatttatgtaaatggaattacaaaaacaaaataaaaatacaagtAAAGTCAAAAAGTGATAATGAAGAAGATAAGAAGggacaaaatgaaaaatcggagaaaaaaaaaacgaataaaatagtgggaaaaaataagactagtggaaataaaaaaaaaatatcagaATCGAATAATACCAATCAAGAGGAagataatacaaaaagtgaaataaataatgagcAAATCGAAagtgatataaaaaaaaatactggTGTAAAGAAAAAACGAGATAGCCCCAAAAAGGTAGATAAAACTAAACTAAGCTTAGAAGAAATAGACTACacaaaaggaaaaaaatcaacgagaaaaaaaaataaagaaaattcgTCGTCTACTTTAGAAAAATcaagtaataaaataaatgacgATGTGTATACAACCCCGACTAATAACAATAGTTCCTATAAACatagtgaaaaaaaacagacgAAATATGCCCCTAAAAATGGATTATCAAGCAATAATCAATATGTTGAACCAATAAAAGAATCGAATATTGGGAAATCTTTTGAAGGAATTGTATCTTCTGTTAATGAAGGAGcagcatatataaaaatttccGATTTAAACAGTTTTGgtgtattatttaaaaataaatcaaactTAGGTAATGATATAGAAGATATGAATAACTATTTTAAAGTAAATCAGAAAGTTACTGTTAAAATTTTGGgtgtaaatttaaaaaaaaatatatattatctagggaatataataaaatataataaagatataatattagAAAAAGGGGATCGATCAAAAGGTTtgataacaaaaatatgtgaatcctattgttttatcaaaatattaaaaaatggaagtGTAGGATATTTACATCGATCGAAAATAAGATTTCTCAATAATTACattttaaacaatttagacgatacaaaaaaaagtgaatCAGCTaacttaaataataatgactTAAGTTTTGAATCCCTTTTAGATGTAACAAGTTTAGAGATGCAAAGCAAGCTAACAAAATTGATACAGTTtcaaaacatatttaaaatatgggatataatagatatagaaatattatCTAAATCGGAACAAAATTTAAGTTCAAGTTATATTTTAACGATACCCAAAGAAACAAATACATTTAAACGGGTTCTAGAATATGCCCAATCGGGTTACAAACAAAGTCAAATGAATCCAACCACCTCAGGAAATAAACAAGAAAACTCAACACATATATCTCCAAAAGGAATCCTAAatgtaaagaaaaaaataaatgataatccTCAGCAAAATTTAGACGACTTTACTAACATTGATGGAAAAGAAATTATGAAagatacaattttaaacaCATCCaatgattatattaatattcaaaaaaaaaaaaaaaataataaaactatTTACAATTTAGAAGATGATAAgatattaatgaaaaaagaaaaaaacaaaataaatgaaaactTTGAAAATtctgtaaaaaaaaaaaaaaaaaaaaaagataaagaaaaagaaaaattaacaaaaacaTATCAATTgcctaataataatattattaacttGTCTATGCtttcaaaaattattaaaatatcaccatcttctttaaaaaaattctttataataaatgaaaaaaaagaatttagTTTTAATTCTGAATTAACTTTagatcaaataaaaaaggctTGTGATTATTTTGAGATTCAGCATAGCTCAGTATTGCCAGCCATATCCCATGAAAAATCGAATGAAATTGACACCGCTTCAGTAAATGAAATTGACACCACTTCAGTAAATGCAATTGAGAGtgtagaaaataaaagtagCCCGAGTTTGATATCAACCTCGAATAGTGTTAGTTTGAAAATGGAACCTGGTGAAgatatcaaaaataaactgATGGATGAAAAGGAAAAGAAACGAAATATAGTTGTTACATTTATAGGTCATATTAATCATGGAAAAACATCTTTATttgattatatatgcaaaacaAATGAACGAAATAAAGAACACGGATTAATAacacaaaatataagaGCTTTTAaagcaaatataaatgagaATTCAGTTTGTACATTTATAGATACTCCTGGTCATGAAGCTTTTATTCCAATAAGACAAAGAGGTATTCAAATTTCAGATTTAAGTATATTAGTTATATCAGGGGAAGAAGGAATTCAAGCACAAACTATAGaatgtataaaattaataaaagaattaaatataaaaattataattgcTATAACAAAAACTGATATACCAAATATAGATGTAAatagaataataaatgatttattatattatgatatatCAACTGAAATAAATGGTGGTGAAATTCAAGTAGTTGAATgttctatatataaagaagattctattaataaattattagatGCAATATATTTAGAATCCGAATTTATTGATTTATCTATAaaagataatgaaaaagcAGAAGGTGTAGTATTAGATTCATATGTTGGTAAAAATGGTATTGTATCAATTAATTTGTTGCAAAAAGGGGTACtcaaattaaatgataatttttatactgGATCGTCttatggaaaaataaaagttttaaaaaattatatgaataaaaatataaaatgtgcATACCCTTCTGATCCCGTTATAATTATAGGgtacaataaaaattctcTTCCAATTGCTGGAGATAAATTCCATGTAGTTGAATCCGAAACAATTGCAAAAGAAATTTCTGAACACAATAAGGACACCATCCTAAGTTCCCAAATTAACGACTTTAATTACTCAATGCCAACACTCGATAagtatgaaaattttatcatcaaTCCTGAGGAAACAAGCGGAAATGACATCAGCGATCAAAACAATGCAGAGACTCAGCAATCTAGCGATAAAAATAGTGACACACATGAAAACGATGCTGAACCGAATGACGATGAAAACAAGTTAAAggatgtatatataaattattttatcaaatgtGATAAACAAGGTACTAtagatattttaaaaaattcgaTTTTAAAACTATCTAAAGAAGatactatatatagaattagaaataaaattatatatgcaaatattGGAGATATATCATCAAGCGATATAAATTATGCACTTAGCTTTGATGCCATTATCATAGGATTTAATGTTAAAATAgctaaaaatgtaaaaagctcgaaaaataatggaaattctcaatttattttttcaaatgttttatatgaattaatagaaaatgttgaaaatgaaatgacCAAACGATTAAGTAAAAAACCAActggaaaatatataggaaaagcaaaaattttgaaaatttttaatatatctaaATTGGGAAAAATATCAGGTTGCAGTGTTATTAATGGtactattaaaaataatagtaacgTAAGAATATTGAGAGATGGTCatgttatatatgttgggaaaattatatctttaaaaGTTGTGAAAGAAGAAAGAGCTCAAGTAAATCAAAATGAAGAATGTGGAATGGcctttgaaaattttactGATTTTAATTCAGGTGATATTATTGAAGCATATGAAGAAGAATAA